In Planctomycetota bacterium, a genomic segment contains:
- a CDS encoding DUF2256 and DUF3253 domain-containing protein yields the protein MPGKAGDTKTCVACGRSIEWRKKWERNWEDVRYCSDRCRRAKPDSTDRALEAAILELLGARAKDASICPSEAARAVDAEGWRDLMERARAAARRLVARGALEITQEGRVVDPSTARGPIRLRRGPGWPGLTTPG from the coding sequence GTGCCGGGCAAGGCGGGCGATACCAAGACCTGCGTCGCGTGCGGCCGCTCCATCGAGTGGCGCAAGAAGTGGGAGCGCAACTGGGAGGACGTCCGCTACTGCTCGGACCGGTGCCGCAGGGCCAAGCCGGATTCGACGGACCGCGCGCTCGAGGCGGCCATCCTCGAGTTGCTCGGCGCCCGGGCGAAGGATGCGAGCATCTGCCCGTCCGAGGCCGCCCGCGCCGTGGATGCGGAGGGCTGGCGTGACTTGATGGAGCGGGCGAGGGCGGCGGCGCGGCGCCTCGTTGCGAGGGGCGCCCTCGAGATCACGCAAGAAGGCCGCGTCGTGGACCCCTCCACGGCACGCGGTCCCATCCGGCTGCGTCGCGGACCAGGCTGGCCCGGATTGACTACTCCAGGATGA
- a CDS encoding PLP-dependent transferase, producing the protein MDADVSPETWVVLAGRAEHAGAPLNIPITPASNFLLGADRSYSRSDSTPGWEALEAIVGGLEGGEAVGFASGMAAAAAVLRTQRDGARILLPTDCYQGVAGLVDDGVAHRGWSCTRLDVADTAAWTAAMAHADVTWLESPTNPLLDVADLPTLGAAPRKPGSLLVVDNTLATPLNQRPLDLGADVVMHAATKFMGGHSDLLAGVAVARDADLVAQLRRARTLGGGTPGALEAFLAVRGLRTLAVRLAACQRSAAVIAERLEAHAGVARVRYPGLATSPSHTVASRFMRGFGAVISFEVETAEHADRLCAALRVVHHATSFGGVESTIERRAANEGQEHLPQGLLRLSIGCEHAEDIWADLETAIDASAGG; encoded by the coding sequence ATGGACGCCGACGTTTCCCCCGAGACCTGGGTCGTGCTAGCGGGTCGCGCCGAGCACGCCGGTGCACCGCTGAACATCCCCATCACGCCGGCGTCGAACTTCCTGCTCGGCGCGGACCGATCGTACAGCCGTTCGGATTCGACGCCGGGGTGGGAGGCGCTCGAGGCGATCGTCGGCGGACTGGAGGGTGGCGAGGCGGTGGGCTTCGCCTCGGGCATGGCCGCCGCGGCCGCCGTGCTGCGGACGCAACGGGACGGCGCTCGCATCCTGCTGCCGACCGACTGCTACCAGGGCGTCGCCGGGCTGGTCGACGACGGCGTCGCCCACCGGGGCTGGTCGTGCACCCGGCTGGACGTGGCGGACACGGCGGCGTGGACGGCCGCGATGGCCCATGCAGACGTCACCTGGCTGGAGTCGCCCACCAACCCGCTGCTGGACGTGGCCGACCTGCCCACGCTCGGGGCGGCGCCGCGGAAACCCGGCTCGCTTCTCGTCGTGGACAACACGCTCGCGACGCCGCTGAACCAGCGGCCGCTGGACCTTGGCGCCGACGTGGTGATGCACGCGGCCACCAAGTTCATGGGCGGGCATTCGGACCTGCTGGCCGGCGTAGCGGTCGCACGAGACGCCGACCTCGTAGCGCAGCTCCGGCGCGCACGCACGCTCGGGGGCGGCACGCCCGGCGCGCTCGAGGCCTTCCTGGCCGTCCGCGGGCTGCGGACGCTCGCGGTACGGCTCGCCGCCTGCCAGCGCAGCGCCGCGGTGATCGCTGAGCGGCTGGAGGCCCATGCTGGCGTGGCGCGGGTCCGCTACCCGGGGCTGGCAACATCGCCAAGCCACACCGTCGCGTCGCGGTTCATGCGGGGCTTCGGCGCCGTGATCAGCTTCGAGGTCGAGACCGCCGAACACGCCGACAGGCTGTGCGCCGCACTCCGCGTCGTGCACCACGCTACGAGCTTCGGCGGCGTGGAGTCGACCATCGAGCGGCGGGCGGCCAACGAGGGGCAGGAGCACCTGCCGCAGGGCCTGCTCCGGCTGAGCATCGGCTGCGAGCACGCCGAGGATATCTGGGCCGACCTCGAGACCGCCATCGACGCGTCGGCCGGCGGCTGA
- a CDS encoding sulfotransferase translates to MPRPTSPRPDRRPKARDRIIATARGMLADGHATEAEAALAQLGPRRRTDPEALFLEAAVLERRHRHAEAVDRAQRSLEIYRHPEAVALLARNARAAGMTEAALAACDELAHLGHPSAAVLRAGTLEEAGRFDEAEAVLAPMVEDLLSRGEPLPPPVRIEWSKLLVQTKRHDEAIDLIDDTLADAALPDELRRAQLHLKAKAADRAKRYDLAFDAAEAANAIDRIEFDPRLYAEQVDALVENWSAERMAEFPLSSCESEVPVFVAGMPRSGTSLIDQIIDAHPLAAGVGELNAIEQFAMQLSAAWDPDAPPGKRFGRYDARRWTRVAKDYVKQIEALAPPGAERIANKALGNNKLVGLLARLFPRTRIIHAIRDPRDVAISCFMGGFNNRLHAWTTRPEWASHAWSQSRRMMEHWRATLDVPILDVHYERLVADPAREFPRIIEFLGLPWDEACNRFYESRRTVRTLSYDQVNRPLYTSSSGRHANYADRIEDIAFEPYDARG, encoded by the coding sequence ATGCCCCGCCCGACGTCACCGCGACCCGACCGCCGGCCCAAGGCCCGGGATCGCATCATCGCCACCGCGCGTGGGATGCTGGCCGACGGCCACGCGACCGAGGCCGAGGCGGCGCTCGCGCAGCTCGGTCCGCGGCGACGGACCGACCCCGAAGCGTTGTTCCTGGAGGCGGCCGTGCTCGAGCGGCGGCACCGCCACGCAGAGGCCGTCGACCGGGCGCAGCGGTCGCTGGAGATCTACCGGCACCCCGAGGCCGTCGCGCTGCTTGCCCGCAACGCCCGCGCCGCGGGCATGACCGAGGCCGCACTTGCGGCGTGCGATGAATTGGCGCATCTCGGCCACCCGAGCGCGGCGGTGCTGCGGGCGGGCACGCTCGAGGAAGCCGGCCGATTCGATGAGGCCGAGGCCGTGCTTGCGCCAATGGTCGAGGACCTGCTGTCCCGCGGCGAGCCGCTGCCCCCGCCCGTGCGGATCGAGTGGTCCAAGCTGCTGGTGCAGACCAAGCGGCACGACGAGGCCATCGATCTCATCGACGACACGCTGGCCGACGCCGCGTTGCCCGACGAGCTGCGGCGGGCCCAGCTGCACCTCAAGGCCAAGGCCGCCGACCGCGCCAAGCGCTACGACCTCGCGTTCGACGCCGCCGAGGCCGCCAACGCGATCGATCGCATCGAGTTCGACCCGCGGCTGTACGCGGAGCAGGTCGACGCGCTCGTCGAGAACTGGTCGGCCGAGCGAATGGCCGAATTCCCGCTGTCGTCCTGCGAGAGCGAGGTGCCGGTGTTCGTGGCGGGCATGCCGCGATCGGGCACGAGCCTGATCGACCAGATCATCGATGCCCACCCGCTGGCGGCGGGCGTCGGCGAGCTGAACGCCATCGAGCAATTCGCGATGCAGCTGAGCGCGGCCTGGGACCCCGACGCGCCGCCTGGCAAGCGATTCGGCCGCTACGACGCGCGGCGGTGGACGCGCGTCGCGAAGGACTACGTGAAGCAGATCGAGGCCCTCGCGCCGCCGGGCGCAGAGCGCATCGCCAACAAGGCGCTGGGCAACAACAAGCTGGTCGGCCTGCTCGCTCGGCTCTTCCCGAGGACCAGGATCATCCACGCCATACGCGACCCGCGGGACGTGGCGATCAGCTGCTTCATGGGCGGCTTCAACAACCGGCTGCACGCCTGGACCACCCGGCCCGAGTGGGCGAGCCACGCCTGGAGCCAGTCCCGTCGCATGATGGAGCACTGGCGGGCGACGCTCGATGTGCCCATCCTGGACGTGCACTACGAGCGGCTCGTGGCCGACCCCGCCCGCGAGTTCCCGCGGATCATCGAGTTCCTGGGCCTGCCCTGGGACGAGGCGTGCAATCGCTTCTACGAGAGCCGGCGGACGGTGCGGACGCTGAGCTACGACCAGGTGAATCGACCGCTGTACACGTCCAGCTCGGGCCGGCACGCCAACTACGCCGACCGGATCGAGGACATCGCCTTCGAGCCATACGACGCCCGCGGGTGA
- a CDS encoding GC-type dockerin domain-anchored protein, which translates to MQNTRTCLFGGALLAAGLSAEVANAQEFVPEPYGGPGTFISYFGVSATDGASYQYSYGYAYTPAEAFSVHEAETPSGWQGRTFWEPTAAGASSTTTTAAYLGGAYAYGYMGGYFTVSEDATLRVSWDFADDPASGLISGFIFIDEVDGASLLFVDSGSSPRQGSVDVLLTEGISYRMNIDTFIFGVADTSISIDLEIVDSDPCLPDIDGDGELTIFDFLGFQNLFDSGDLAADFDGDGELTIFDFLEFQNLFDVGCG; encoded by the coding sequence ATGCAAAACACCAGGACGTGCTTGTTCGGCGGCGCCCTGCTGGCCGCAGGGCTCAGCGCCGAGGTCGCGAACGCCCAGGAATTCGTGCCCGAGCCCTACGGCGGCCCGGGGACGTTCATCTCCTACTTCGGCGTGAGCGCCACGGATGGAGCGTCGTACCAGTACTCATACGGCTACGCCTACACGCCGGCCGAAGCGTTCTCGGTGCACGAGGCCGAGACGCCCTCGGGCTGGCAAGGCCGCACATTCTGGGAGCCCACCGCGGCAGGTGCGAGCAGCACGACGACGACGGCGGCCTACCTGGGCGGCGCATACGCCTACGGCTACATGGGCGGCTACTTCACGGTCAGCGAGGACGCCACGCTCCGCGTGAGCTGGGACTTCGCCGACGATCCCGCCAGCGGCCTGATCAGCGGCTTCATATTCATCGACGAGGTGGACGGGGCCAGCCTGCTCTTCGTCGATTCGGGGTCGAGCCCGAGGCAGGGCAGCGTCGACGTGCTGCTGACCGAGGGCATCAGCTATCGCATGAACATCGACACCTTTATCTTCGGCGTCGCCGATACCTCGATCTCCATCGATCTCGAGATCGTCGATTCGGATCCATGCCTGCCCGACATCGACGGCGATGGCGAGTTGACGATCTTCGACTTCCTCGGGTTCCAGAACTTGTTCGACTCGGGCGACCTGGCCGCCGACTTCGATGGCGACGGAGAGCTCACGATCTTCGACTTCTTGGAGTTCCAGAACCTCTTCGACGTCGGCTGCGGCTGA
- a CDS encoding phosphomannomutase/phosphoglucomutase has product MLGRVFKAYDIRGTYPDLLTDRMAWQIGVGSGRHLLEIAAAAGETTPMMRTVVVGRDMRQSGPKLTEELIDGLTRSGASVIDLGLVDTPMIYFAVNHLGCAGGIMVTASHNPPEWNGFKIAGPGAKPIGEQTGLADIRKHAAMADPRTIDPPTGRVEQRDLWGPYGKHVRHCMRLDGKSKRSLRVVVDASNAMAGTMCPQVFGPKGQLLADAGDGIEIVELNFDNASGEFVHPPNPLVRSNMRMTQEAVVEHKADVGFCYDGDADRCMVVDDEGQIVGCDHLTALLAKDALARNPGAAIVYDLRSSKAVLEDVKAAGGTPVRSRVGHVFMKQAMAEHKAAFGGELSGHFYFSENYNADSGAIAMATVLGLLLRGRQSLSQLIKPIARYTQSGEINFQNEEPDEALANLEEEIAGETAIVDNLDGVTIDCFDEDGWWINVRKSNTEPLLRFNGEASDRQTLNRLVDRIAPLLGKRVDH; this is encoded by the coding sequence ATGCTCGGACGGGTTTTCAAGGCGTACGACATCCGGGGTACCTACCCCGACCTGCTGACCGATCGGATGGCCTGGCAGATCGGCGTGGGCTCCGGGCGGCACCTGCTCGAGATCGCCGCCGCCGCGGGCGAAACGACCCCGATGATGCGGACAGTCGTCGTCGGCCGCGACATGCGGCAGAGCGGCCCCAAGCTCACCGAGGAACTCATCGACGGGCTGACCCGCTCGGGCGCCAGCGTCATCGACCTGGGCCTAGTCGACACGCCGATGATCTACTTCGCGGTCAACCACCTGGGCTGCGCGGGCGGCATCATGGTCACCGCCAGCCACAACCCGCCGGAGTGGAACGGCTTCAAGATCGCCGGCCCGGGCGCCAAGCCCATCGGCGAGCAAACGGGCCTGGCCGACATCCGCAAGCACGCCGCGATGGCCGACCCCAGGACCATCGATCCGCCCACCGGCCGCGTCGAGCAGCGAGACCTGTGGGGGCCCTACGGCAAGCACGTGCGGCACTGCATGCGGCTGGACGGCAAGAGCAAGCGGTCGCTGCGGGTCGTGGTCGACGCCAGCAATGCGATGGCCGGCACGATGTGCCCGCAGGTGTTCGGGCCCAAGGGGCAGCTGCTGGCCGACGCCGGCGACGGCATCGAGATCGTCGAGCTGAACTTCGACAACGCGAGCGGCGAGTTCGTGCATCCGCCCAACCCGCTCGTGCGGTCCAACATGCGGATGACCCAGGAAGCCGTCGTCGAGCACAAGGCCGACGTGGGCTTCTGCTACGACGGCGACGCCGACCGCTGCATGGTGGTCGACGACGAGGGCCAGATCGTGGGCTGCGACCACCTGACGGCGCTGCTCGCCAAGGACGCACTGGCCCGCAATCCCGGGGCCGCCATCGTGTACGACCTGCGATCGAGCAAGGCGGTGCTCGAGGACGTGAAGGCCGCCGGCGGCACGCCCGTCCGCAGCCGCGTGGGCCACGTCTTCATGAAGCAGGCGATGGCCGAGCACAAGGCGGCCTTCGGCGGCGAGCTCTCGGGCCACTTCTACTTCAGCGAGAACTACAACGCGGACTCGGGCGCCATCGCGATGGCCACCGTGCTCGGGCTGCTGCTGCGGGGCCGCCAGAGCCTCTCGCAGCTCATCAAGCCGATCGCGCGGTACACCCAGTCGGGCGAGATCAACTTCCAGAACGAGGAGCCCGACGAGGCGCTGGCCAACCTAGAGGAAGAGATCGCCGGCGAGACCGCCATCGTCGACAACCTCGACGGCGTCACCATCGATTGCTTCGACGAGGACGGCTGGTGGATCAACGTCCGCAAGAGCAACACCGAGCCGCTGCTCCGCTTCAACGGCGAGGCGAGCGACCGCCAGACGCTCAACCGCCTCGTGGACCGCATCGCACCGCTGCTCGGCAAGCGGGTCGACCATTAG
- a CDS encoding amino acid carrier protein: MDINEVVGWLNGIFFSNVTVYVLLATGVLFTVWSGFGQYRALTHGVAVVRGKFDKKGDPGAISHFQALSAALSATVGLGNIGGVATAVAIGGPGAVFWMWIIGVLGMSLKMTEVTQSMLHRNIDDPENPHGGPMFVVDTLFKKHGGKLGATFGGLFCLTLILSAITGGNMFQAWNVAEVTSKYFDVPGVSQIPVEENFNAETLAIGIALAIIVLAVIVGGIKSIGRVAGLLVPFMCVLYFAVGVTVLGMNVTVIPEMVMLIIREGLGIGDSNPAGAFLGGSFGMAVLWGVKRALFSSEAGQGSAPIAHSAARCDEPVREGVVAGLEPFIDTIVVCTVTALVILSTDAWNREGETILPEDGVRVVQSDAGWTLESDGNLPFKTEDARRISMVAEGSSGWNANDSVFMILRPIEEDREWLAANNRGLEAKNFVRIDGTVRDPQATEPSEDGDGDAASAPGTDDAGGDPIDDAAAALAEAAEGAQDALGGALDEAAETGGDILDELGLGEAEPPAGEQDADPPESEPESELGSEPETSDVAAAEPVEPLRRSELFIEWGTLNATYRTDDQGNDLVDEPIRYELVSREVYHDYPSAALTAHAFDRAFDGWSPIAGLSMGGLLIVVASWLFAISTMISWSYYGEQGIIYLFGTDTAGKTAVNVYRVVYCVLIAVSTIGFIKTDQQLDMWTTLGLGAMLVVNIPIMWIFGFQAMKAYHTYIRKLKDGWFDPDGPNTGGPGGPAGPGGA, translated from the coding sequence ATGGACATCAACGAAGTCGTGGGCTGGCTCAACGGCATCTTCTTCTCGAATGTCACGGTCTACGTGCTCCTGGCCACCGGCGTGCTCTTCACCGTCTGGTCGGGCTTCGGCCAGTACCGGGCGCTGACCCACGGCGTCGCGGTGGTCCGCGGCAAGTTCGACAAGAAGGGCGACCCCGGCGCCATCAGCCACTTCCAGGCGCTCTCCGCGGCGCTCTCGGCCACCGTCGGCCTGGGCAACATCGGCGGCGTGGCGACGGCGGTCGCCATCGGCGGACCCGGCGCCGTCTTCTGGATGTGGATCATCGGCGTGCTGGGCATGTCCCTCAAGATGACCGAGGTCACCCAGTCGATGCTGCACCGCAACATCGATGACCCCGAGAACCCCCACGGCGGTCCGATGTTCGTCGTCGACACCCTCTTCAAGAAGCACGGTGGCAAGCTCGGCGCGACCTTCGGCGGGCTGTTCTGCCTGACGCTCATCCTCTCGGCCATCACCGGCGGCAACATGTTCCAGGCCTGGAACGTCGCCGAGGTTACCTCCAAGTACTTCGACGTCCCCGGCGTGTCCCAGATCCCCGTCGAGGAGAACTTCAACGCCGAGACGCTCGCGATCGGCATCGCCCTGGCGATCATCGTCCTGGCCGTCATCGTCGGCGGCATCAAGAGCATCGGCCGCGTCGCGGGCCTGCTGGTGCCCTTCATGTGCGTGCTCTACTTCGCCGTCGGCGTGACGGTGCTCGGCATGAACGTCACGGTCATCCCCGAGATGGTCATGCTCATCATCCGCGAGGGCCTCGGCATCGGCGACTCGAACCCCGCCGGCGCCTTCCTGGGCGGCTCGTTCGGCATGGCGGTGCTGTGGGGCGTCAAGCGGGCGCTGTTCAGCTCCGAGGCCGGCCAGGGCTCGGCCCCCATCGCCCACTCCGCCGCTCGATGCGACGAGCCCGTCCGCGAGGGCGTGGTCGCGGGGCTGGAGCCCTTCATCGATACCATCGTCGTCTGCACCGTCACCGCGCTGGTCATCCTGTCGACGGACGCCTGGAACCGCGAGGGCGAGACCATCCTGCCCGAGGACGGCGTGCGGGTCGTGCAGTCCGATGCCGGCTGGACCCTCGAGAGCGACGGCAACCTGCCCTTCAAGACCGAGGACGCCCGACGCATCTCGATGGTCGCGGAGGGATCCTCGGGCTGGAACGCCAACGACAGCGTGTTCATGATCCTGCGGCCGATCGAGGAGGACCGCGAGTGGCTCGCCGCCAACAACCGAGGCCTGGAGGCCAAGAACTTCGTCCGCATCGACGGCACCGTCCGCGATCCGCAAGCAACCGAACCCTCGGAGGACGGCGATGGTGACGCGGCGTCGGCACCCGGAACCGATGACGCCGGGGGAGATCCGATCGACGACGCGGCCGCGGCGCTAGCAGAAGCGGCCGAGGGAGCGCAGGACGCCCTGGGCGGAGCCCTCGACGAAGCGGCCGAGACCGGCGGCGACATCCTCGACGAACTGGGGCTGGGCGAGGCCGAGCCGCCCGCGGGCGAACAGGATGCCGATCCACCCGAGTCCGAGCCGGAATCCGAACTCGGGTCCGAGCCCGAGACATCGGACGTCGCGGCCGCGGAACCGGTTGAACCCCTCCGCCGCAGCGAGCTGTTCATCGAGTGGGGGACGCTCAACGCGACCTATCGCACGGACGACCAGGGCAACGACCTGGTCGACGAGCCCATCCGCTACGAGTTGGTGAGCCGCGAGGTGTACCACGACTATCCGAGCGCGGCGTTGACGGCGCACGCCTTCGATCGCGCGTTCGACGGCTGGAGCCCCATCGCGGGCCTGAGCATGGGCGGGCTGCTCATCGTGGTCGCGTCGTGGCTGTTCGCGATCTCGACCATGATCTCGTGGTCGTACTACGGCGAGCAGGGCATCATCTACCTGTTCGGCACGGATACCGCCGGCAAGACGGCGGTCAACGTGTACCGCGTGGTGTACTGCGTGCTCATCGCCGTCTCGACGATCGGTTTCATCAAGACCGATCAGCAGCTCGACATGTGGACCACGCTGGGCCTCGGCGCCATGCTGGTGGTCAACATCCCGATCATGTGGATCTTCGGATTCCAGGCGATGAAGGCGTACCACACCTACATCCGCAAGCTCAAGGACGGCTGGTTCGATCCGGACGGCCCGAATACTGGCGGACCGGGCGGACCCGCGGGCCCGGGCGGCGCCTAG
- a CDS encoding SPFH domain-containing protein, protein MLGGVLASSSGGIGGASAVLLFVAIGIALFVSLIVIWFLASRVQRCPPNRVLVIWGQAGRGGRKCYNGGLKIVLPVVQQHAYMSLEPLVIDIPLEGALSLNNIRVNVPATFTVRVSPDSVLMEAAAENLLGKPPQAIRELAQDIILGQLRLVIATLSIEEINKDREKFESLIRENVTQEINKIGLELINVNIRDITDESGYIRAIGQRAAADAINKAKVEVAQADRDGATGEAIANREKAVSVAQEQAAATEGEKSAERQMRVAVSQQEAEAVSGEAEARRDQDIAVAERTAETAAASKRAEQQQRVAVADAEARAVEGENTSQGQIAEYNAKLAEVRAESTRRADVAEAEAQEAILRAEREQELARLAKEELAPQEIEKQRIEIAAEAEAEKQRREARGEADAVLARYQAEAEGVQKVLEAKAEGYRKLMAAAADNPQVAPTLLLIEQLPELVAQQVKAIQNLRIDKITVWDSGRGGGRPGGTIEGKDGVGGATSDFLAGLIGSLPPVHELARQAGIELPSALGRVQHEPRPHAPGPRDHKSDPDQPDAGDEPAAT, encoded by the coding sequence ATGCTCGGGGGCGTGCTAGCGAGTTCTTCGGGGGGCATCGGCGGCGCGTCGGCGGTCCTGCTCTTCGTGGCGATCGGCATCGCCCTCTTCGTCTCGCTCATCGTCATCTGGTTCCTCGCCAGCCGCGTGCAGCGGTGCCCGCCCAACCGCGTGCTGGTGATCTGGGGCCAGGCCGGCCGCGGCGGCCGCAAGTGCTACAACGGCGGCCTGAAGATCGTGCTGCCGGTCGTGCAGCAGCACGCCTATATGAGCCTCGAGCCCCTCGTGATCGACATCCCCCTGGAGGGGGCGCTGTCGCTCAACAACATCCGCGTGAACGTGCCCGCGACGTTCACCGTCCGCGTCTCGCCCGATTCGGTGCTCATGGAGGCCGCCGCCGAGAACCTGCTGGGCAAGCCCCCGCAGGCGATCCGCGAGCTGGCGCAGGACATCATCCTGGGCCAGCTGCGCCTCGTGATCGCGACGCTGTCGATCGAGGAGATCAACAAGGATCGCGAGAAGTTCGAGAGCCTGATCCGCGAGAACGTCACCCAGGAGATCAACAAGATCGGCCTCGAGCTGATCAACGTGAACATCCGCGACATCACCGACGAGAGCGGCTACATCCGCGCCATCGGCCAGCGGGCCGCCGCCGACGCGATCAACAAGGCCAAGGTCGAGGTCGCCCAAGCCGACCGCGACGGCGCGACGGGCGAGGCCATCGCCAACCGCGAGAAGGCCGTGAGCGTCGCGCAGGAGCAGGCCGCAGCCACCGAGGGCGAGAAGTCGGCCGAACGCCAGATGCGCGTCGCGGTGAGCCAGCAGGAGGCCGAGGCCGTGTCGGGCGAGGCCGAGGCCCGCCGCGACCAGGACATCGCCGTCGCCGAGCGGACCGCCGAGACGGCCGCCGCCAGCAAGCGGGCCGAGCAGCAGCAGCGCGTCGCGGTGGCCGACGCCGAGGCCCGCGCGGTCGAGGGCGAGAACACCAGCCAGGGGCAGATCGCCGAGTACAACGCCAAGCTTGCCGAGGTACGCGCCGAATCGACCCGCCGCGCCGACGTCGCCGAGGCCGAGGCGCAGGAGGCCATCCTGCGGGCCGAGCGCGAGCAGGAGCTCGCCCGCCTCGCCAAGGAGGAGCTGGCGCCCCAGGAGATCGAGAAGCAACGGATCGAGATCGCCGCCGAGGCGGAGGCCGAGAAGCAGCGCCGCGAGGCGCGGGGCGAGGCCGACGCGGTGCTCGCCCGCTACCAGGCCGAGGCCGAGGGCGTGCAGAAGGTGCTCGAGGCCAAGGCCGAGGGCTACCGCAAGCTGATGGCCGCCGCCGCCGACAACCCGCAGGTGGCCCCCACGCTGCTGCTCATCGAGCAGCTGCCCGAGCTGGTCGCCCAGCAGGTCAAGGCCATCCAGAACCTGCGGATCGACAAGATCACCGTGTGGGATTCGGGCCGCGGCGGCGGGCGACCGGGCGGCACCATCGAGGGCAAGGACGGCGTGGGCGGCGCCACCAGCGACTTCCTGGCGGGCTTGATTGGCTCGCTTCCGCCCGTGCACGAGCTGGCCAGGCAGGCCGGCATCGAGCTGCCGAGCGCCCTGGGACGCGTGCAGCACGAGCCCCGACCCCACGCACCCGGACCCCGCGACCACAAGTCCGATCCCGATCAGCCCGATGCAGGCGATGAGCCCGCCGCGACGTAG
- a CDS encoding glycine zipper domain-containing protein, with protein sequence MATLINARRFSIKATLAALVCVPLAVSSGCSNGPEGAFSGAALGSLIGFGLGSLTGDAGKGAAAGALIGAGAGATIGDQNRRADRRGYSTSRHHDTVIVSPPRTKTVVVERPVRETVVIEEPVRETVIIEKPVTRTIIIEKESHRHTRHYHRWYRKGCDW encoded by the coding sequence ATGGCGACGCTTATAAACGCAAGGCGATTCTCGATAAAGGCGACCCTGGCCGCCCTCGTGTGCGTGCCGCTCGCCGTCTCCTCGGGCTGCAGCAACGGCCCCGAGGGGGCCTTCAGCGGCGCGGCGCTGGGCAGCCTGATCGGCTTCGGCCTCGGCTCGCTCACGGGCGATGCCGGCAAGGGCGCCGCCGCGGGCGCTCTGATCGGCGCGGGCGCTGGTGCGACGATCGGCGACCAGAACCGCCGCGCCGATCGCCGCGGCTACTCGACCTCGCGGCACCACGACACCGTGATCGTCTCGCCGCCCCGGACCAAGACGGTGGTGGTCGAGCGGCCGGTGCGGGAGACGGTGGTTATCGAGGAGCCGGTCCGCGAGACCGTGATCATCGAGAAGCCCGTGACCCGGACGATCATCATCGAGAAGGAGTCGCACCGGCACACGCGGCACTATCACCGGTGGTACCGCAAGGGGTGCGACTGGTAG